From the Candidatus Omnitrophota bacterium genome, one window contains:
- a CDS encoding PilZ domain-containing protein, whose amino-acid sequence MQERRKFVRLDTRLEISVTEVPGAPARKAVSKNLSGGGLCLVTEKEAPPGTQLQVAMKLPEQEQPVTFTAQVVWCEPYEIIGKGHRHRGVEMGARFVDISPKDYQAILQHVILSLKTPRQ is encoded by the coding sequence ATGCAAGAGCGGCGGAAGTTTGTCCGGTTGGATACGCGGCTGGAGATCAGCGTCACCGAGGTGCCCGGCGCGCCGGCCCGCAAAGCGGTGTCGAAAAATCTCAGCGGCGGCGGCCTCTGCCTGGTGACGGAGAAAGAAGCCCCACCGGGGACCCAGTTGCAGGTGGCCATGAAATTACCCGAGCAGGAGCAGCCGGTGACGTTTACCGCCCAGGTCGTGTGGTGCGAGCCCTACGAGATCATCGGCAAGGGCCATCGCCATCGCGGCGTTGAGATGGGGGCGCGTTTCGTAGATATCTCGCCGAAAGATTACCAAGCGATTTTGCAGCACGTCATTCTGAGTCTCAAGACTCCGCGTCAGTAA